The window TAGATTTTCGCCGGCATCCTGACGTTCCTTTCCCTCGTTGACCGCCCGTTAGTCCGCGAACCCGACCACCTTCGGGTCCTCCGAGACGCGCGTCTTGCGGGGCGCCTCCGCCTTGCGCAGGCGCGTCTTCGGCCCGCGCGCGATCGCCACCTTGCCCGTGCGGACGAGCTCCTGGATCCCCATGGGCCTCAGCAGGCCCACGAGCGCCTCGAGCTTCTGCTCGTCGCCCGTCGCCTCGAGGACGAAGGACGTCGGCGTCACGTCGACGACCTTCGCCCGGAAGATGTCGGCCGTCCGCAGAATCTCCTCGCGATGCTGGGGCTCGGCGTTCACGCGGATCAGGATCAACTCGCGCTCGACGTGGTCGTCGTCCGTGAGGTCCGACACCTTGATGACGTCGATCAGCTTGTGGAGCTGCTTGGTCACCTGCTCGATCACGAACTCG is drawn from Candidatus Methylomirabilota bacterium and contains these coding sequences:
- the ilvN gene encoding acetolactate synthase small subunit — translated: MQNGNEPRKHTIAVLVENRFGVLSRVAGLFSARGYNIESLSVGETLDPSVSRMTIVVTGDEFVIEQVTKQLHKLIDVIKVSDLTDDDHVERELILIRVNAEPQHREEILRTADIFRAKVVDVTPTSFVLEATGDEQKLEALVGLLRPMGIQELVRTGKVAIARGPKTRLRKAEAPRKTRVSEDPKVVGFAD